One segment of Rhodothermus profundi DNA contains the following:
- the mdh gene encoding malate dehydrogenase: MKVTIIGAGNVGATVAECVARKDMVDEIVLVDIVEGLPQGKALDMQEAAPIHGYDTRIIGTNDYRDTEGSDICVITAGSPRKPGMSRDDLLATNARIVRSVTEQFVKGSPNAILIVVSNPLDVMTYVAYKTSGFPSHRVMGMAGVLDTARFRTFIALELGVSVRDVQALLMGGHGDSMVPLPRYATVSGVPITQLLPKEKIEAIVERTKFGGGEIVKLMGTSAWYAPGAAAAEMVEAIVKDSKRVLPCAAYVNGEYGLKDLFIGVPVRLGRNGVEEIIEVELNEEERKLLEASAQHVRKGIEDLERIEATAG, encoded by the coding sequence ATGAAAGTTACGATTATCGGTGCAGGGAACGTAGGCGCCACCGTAGCTGAATGCGTGGCCCGCAAGGACATGGTCGATGAAATCGTGCTCGTCGACATCGTCGAGGGCCTGCCCCAGGGTAAAGCGCTCGACATGCAGGAAGCGGCTCCTATCCACGGGTACGACACGCGCATTATCGGCACGAATGACTACCGCGACACCGAAGGCTCCGACATCTGTGTGATTACGGCCGGATCGCCCCGCAAGCCTGGCATGAGCCGCGATGACCTGCTGGCTACCAATGCCAGGATTGTACGCTCGGTTACCGAGCAGTTTGTCAAGGGCAGCCCCAATGCCATCCTCATTGTGGTCTCCAATCCGCTCGATGTAATGACCTACGTGGCCTATAAGACCAGCGGCTTTCCCAGCCACCGCGTAATGGGCATGGCTGGCGTGCTGGACACGGCCCGATTCCGCACCTTCATCGCCCTGGAACTGGGCGTGTCGGTGCGCGACGTTCAGGCGCTGCTGATGGGCGGCCACGGCGACTCCATGGTTCCGCTGCCTCGCTATGCCACCGTCAGTGGCGTCCCGATCACGCAACTGCTGCCTAAAGAAAAGATTGAGGCCATTGTCGAGCGCACCAAGTTCGGGGGCGGCGAAATTGTCAAACTCATGGGCACATCCGCGTGGTATGCTCCCGGGGCTGCTGCCGCGGAAATGGTCGAAGCCATTGTGAAGGACTCCAAGCGGGTACTCCCCTGCGCCGCCTACGTGAATGGCGAATATGGGCTGAAAGACCTGTTCATTGGCGTGCCCGTCCGGCTGGGACGCAACGGGGTCGAAGAAATCATTGAAGTGGAACTGAACGAGGAGGAACGCAAACTGCTGGAGGCTTCTGCTCAGCACGTGCGCAAAGGCATCGAGGACCTGGAGCGCATCGAAGCAACGGCTGGCTGA
- a CDS encoding RagB/SusD family nutrient uptake outer membrane protein, whose amino-acid sequence MRYDKGIWTGLLAFGLMLGVAGCNLLDVNNPNNLVEEDLNNPAAIIPMVNGVEAAVTRAVYAMMAPYSTATDELVWVGSRDAWQQLDFGNIDDPYNEFTDAAFPYVAEARWWADEVIKRLESFQEEGALTDRRALARAYLYGAIIYVVIGDMFDDFAFSNRQEPAPPIGRENLDQVYATAIGYLDKAIAVAEALNDDNLRGQLLMFRARTKYSRALRALIFPGNVQVNALVNDPGAVADAQAALALVSPNERVLLDLDPSAPDVVVAGIGWQVNSRLEMRFGDTYIQPTPDNKRTEAVIFKDLIDDVVHPYVEQEIMAFHSSENYTDITVASEREMHLILAEAELAAGNVNAFAAHINALRTRDGLSPYDPATSGVEPIEMLRHSRQAYLFLQGRRLADHYRFDDPAPEWRPDGTAMRQPGTFFPITAIERRANPYID is encoded by the coding sequence ATGCGGTACGATAAAGGTATCTGGACGGGGTTGTTGGCTTTCGGGCTGATGCTAGGGGTTGCCGGCTGTAACCTGCTGGACGTCAACAACCCGAATAACTTGGTGGAAGAAGATTTGAACAATCCCGCAGCCATCATCCCCATGGTCAATGGGGTGGAGGCTGCGGTGACGCGGGCGGTCTATGCAATGATGGCCCCCTATTCTACCGCTACAGATGAGCTGGTATGGGTCGGATCGCGGGATGCCTGGCAGCAGCTCGACTTTGGCAACATTGATGACCCGTATAATGAGTTCACTGATGCTGCCTTCCCCTATGTGGCAGAAGCGCGGTGGTGGGCAGACGAGGTGATCAAACGTCTGGAGAGCTTCCAGGAGGAAGGGGCGCTAACAGATAGACGGGCGTTGGCTCGAGCCTATCTTTATGGCGCGATCATTTATGTGGTCATTGGGGATATGTTTGATGATTTTGCGTTCTCCAACCGGCAAGAGCCAGCGCCGCCGATAGGCCGGGAGAACCTGGATCAGGTTTATGCAACGGCCATCGGTTACCTGGACAAGGCCATTGCCGTTGCTGAGGCCCTGAACGATGATAATTTGCGGGGCCAGTTGCTCATGTTCCGGGCACGAACGAAATATAGCCGGGCGCTTCGCGCCCTCATCTTCCCGGGAAATGTGCAGGTGAATGCGTTGGTGAATGATCCTGGAGCGGTTGCTGATGCGCAGGCGGCGTTGGCCCTGGTGAGTCCAAACGAGCGTGTGTTGCTGGATCTGGATCCCAGTGCACCGGATGTGGTAGTGGCGGGAATTGGCTGGCAGGTCAACAGCCGATTGGAAATGCGTTTCGGAGATACCTATATTCAGCCGACGCCAGATAATAAACGGACAGAGGCGGTTATTTTCAAAGACCTGATTGATGATGTAGTGCATCCTTATGTGGAGCAGGAGATCATGGCATTTCATTCGTCCGAAAACTATACGGATATTACGGTTGCCTCGGAACGGGAAATGCATTTGATCTTGGCAGAGGCGGAGCTTGCGGCGGGTAATGTCAATGCCTTTGCGGCCCATATCAACGCGCTGCGCACGCGCGATGGGCTTTCGCCTTACGATCCAGCGACGTCAGGAGTTGAACCCATCGAGATGTTGCGCCATAGCCGCCAGGCGTACCTGTTCCTCCAGGGAAGACGCCTGGCTGATCACTACCGCTTCGATGATCCGGCGCCCGAATGGCGGCCCGATGGAACCGCCATGCGTCAGCCGGGGACCTTCTTCCCGATTACTGCGATTGAGCGCCGCGCTAATCCCTACATTGACTGA
- a CDS encoding SusC/RagA family TonB-linked outer membrane protein: MRIGCVLLLALLVPGSVLAQGTIQGRVVDAETQDPIPGANVVIRELLRGAATDIDGNYTIERVPAGTYTLEVSFIGYRTETRQVTVEEGATVTVNFALQQTALNLQEVVVTGAGGPVEVKRLGNTIATINAAELELAPVQNLSEMLMAREPSVAVLPSGGLTGEGARIRIRGSASLSQSNEPIVYIDGIRINRGGGFGSGFVGTGGGGSPSRLDDLDPEAIERIEILKGAAAATLYGTEASNGVIQIFTKRGAVGPPRFNFRIEQGASWYPHIYPPNTGFAWNQAIADTMSKYLGRTVRPFELVQENFIHELFETGYHQSYSASVSGGTPGVTYFLNLRWASEDGPFGGKTGRRYPPGVRTLSADINRIGQATATINIFPSDKLRIGVTTGLTRRHYETPNNNNNIFAAFTLAMFSKPELVRFNNQTGSPAFMTVNEGLQQIYSQDVDRFFGSLNLNYRPSRPLMFDATFGVDVVNQLSREVFPFGWNIDKFSRYNPEGVRRISDLNSLDITADIKLTHRTRLTSSLESVFILGTQGFITRRIEESAEGRRFPGPGIDVTGGAAEQSVFESFLEVVNLGIFAQEQIGFNDYLFLTIGGRLDANSAFGSEFDAVFYPKASLSFIPSDAPFWRPLGPISSMRLRAAIGQSGLQPGAFDALTTYVPLASVSGPGIAPGNLGNPKLKPEISTEWEVGVELGLWQDRLAVDATYWDRVVSDALVDKQFPVTGGFRARQLTNIGELKARGVELGLKGNLYNSENLSIDIFASASYLWEQVTDMGGAPPIKVGGAYPRYRNFLIEGYAPGAHFGAKLLPTGPDRLPVDFNGDGQPDTRDEVLAYLATLRAEDLINPANGRVSMPQSLALVLLADEDGDGDLLDHYLGKPTPDWQGSFGATIRLFRNFRIFTAFEFKAGNYYVNNLTFAFRQANPVIGRNLPWSAEVVRDYATGGVDANGNPKNDPQVRLRALERWLNELLALAPFSGLNGIKPADFLRWRELSLTYEVPRSQLQRLWGIDRLSFTLGVRNLALWTRYDGPDPEVNAVGRGSGSQLSQNYLDGVDAFGFVLPRRVTFTVRFGF; the protein is encoded by the coding sequence ATGCGCATCGGATGCGTGCTGTTACTGGCGTTGCTGGTGCCTGGTAGCGTGCTGGCTCAGGGCACAATTCAAGGGCGCGTGGTGGATGCAGAGACGCAGGATCCCATTCCAGGCGCCAACGTCGTGATTCGTGAGCTGCTACGTGGAGCCGCGACAGACATTGACGGCAACTATACCATTGAGCGTGTTCCGGCGGGGACCTATACGCTGGAAGTCAGCTTCATTGGGTATCGAACCGAGACCCGGCAGGTAACGGTCGAAGAAGGGGCTACGGTCACGGTAAACTTTGCGCTGCAGCAGACGGCCCTGAACCTGCAGGAAGTGGTCGTTACCGGCGCGGGTGGCCCGGTTGAAGTGAAGCGCTTGGGGAATACGATTGCGACCATTAATGCGGCCGAGCTGGAGCTGGCGCCGGTGCAGAATCTTTCGGAAATGCTGATGGCGCGTGAACCTTCGGTGGCCGTGCTGCCATCGGGCGGCCTTACGGGCGAAGGGGCGCGCATTCGCATTCGTGGTTCGGCGTCGCTTTCGCAGAGCAATGAGCCGATCGTGTATATCGACGGCATTCGCATCAATCGTGGGGGCGGTTTTGGTAGCGGTTTCGTAGGCACCGGCGGGGGCGGTTCGCCTTCGCGGCTGGACGATCTGGACCCGGAGGCCATCGAGCGGATCGAAATACTGAAAGGAGCAGCGGCAGCTACGCTCTATGGCACGGAGGCCTCGAACGGCGTGATTCAGATCTTCACCAAGCGAGGAGCCGTAGGGCCCCCGCGGTTCAACTTCCGCATTGAGCAGGGTGCTTCGTGGTATCCGCATATCTATCCGCCCAATACGGGCTTTGCCTGGAACCAGGCGATTGCCGATACCATGTCGAAGTATCTGGGGCGTACGGTGCGGCCCTTCGAGTTGGTGCAGGAGAACTTTATCCATGAGCTGTTTGAGACCGGGTATCATCAGTCCTACTCGGCTTCCGTTTCGGGCGGAACCCCAGGCGTTACCTATTTCCTGAATCTGCGCTGGGCGAGCGAAGATGGGCCGTTCGGTGGAAAGACAGGGCGGCGTTATCCGCCGGGTGTGCGTACCCTTTCCGCCGACATTAACCGGATCGGTCAGGCAACCGCAACGATTAACATTTTCCCCAGCGATAAGCTGCGGATCGGGGTAACGACGGGGCTGACGCGGCGGCATTACGAGACGCCTAACAACAATAACAACATTTTTGCGGCCTTTACGCTGGCTATGTTCAGCAAGCCCGAGCTGGTTCGCTTCAACAACCAGACGGGCTCGCCGGCCTTCATGACCGTCAACGAAGGGTTGCAGCAGATTTACTCGCAGGACGTTGACCGCTTCTTCGGCAGCCTGAACTTGAACTATCGTCCCTCTCGGCCGCTGATGTTCGACGCCACCTTTGGCGTGGACGTGGTCAACCAGCTCAGCCGGGAGGTCTTCCCCTTCGGGTGGAATATCGACAAGTTTAGCCGCTACAATCCGGAAGGCGTGCGGCGCATTAGTGACCTGAACTCGCTCGACATTACGGCCGACATCAAGCTAACCCATCGCACGCGTCTGACCTCGTCGCTGGAGTCGGTCTTCATTCTGGGAACGCAGGGATTCATTACGCGGCGTATTGAAGAGTCGGCCGAAGGGCGTCGCTTCCCTGGTCCAGGTATTGACGTGACCGGCGGGGCTGCCGAGCAGTCGGTGTTTGAGTCGTTCCTGGAAGTGGTCAACCTGGGGATTTTTGCGCAGGAGCAGATCGGGTTCAACGACTATCTGTTCCTGACCATTGGCGGCCGCCTGGACGCAAACAGTGCGTTCGGTTCGGAATTTGACGCGGTGTTTTATCCCAAGGCCTCGCTGAGCTTCATTCCCTCGGATGCTCCCTTCTGGCGCCCGCTAGGACCGATTTCCTCGATGCGGTTGCGTGCGGCTATCGGGCAGTCCGGGCTGCAGCCGGGTGCCTTTGACGCGCTGACCACTTATGTCCCGCTTGCTTCTGTCAGCGGACCGGGGATTGCTCCAGGAAACCTGGGGAATCCCAAGTTGAAGCCCGAGATCTCGACAGAATGGGAAGTGGGAGTGGAGCTCGGGTTGTGGCAGGACCGGCTTGCCGTGGACGCCACCTACTGGGATCGGGTGGTGAGCGATGCGCTGGTGGACAAGCAGTTCCCGGTAACGGGTGGCTTCCGGGCGCGTCAGCTTACCAACATCGGGGAGCTGAAGGCGCGAGGAGTTGAGCTGGGCCTGAAGGGCAATCTCTACAACAGTGAAAATCTATCCATCGACATTTTTGCCAGCGCGTCTTACCTGTGGGAGCAGGTCACCGACATGGGTGGGGCGCCGCCCATCAAAGTCGGGGGGGCATACCCGCGCTATCGTAACTTCCTGATTGAGGGGTATGCGCCAGGTGCCCACTTTGGTGCCAAGCTACTGCCGACTGGGCCGGATCGCCTGCCGGTGGACTTCAACGGCGATGGGCAGCCGGACACCCGGGATGAGGTGCTGGCCTATCTGGCCACGCTGCGTGCGGAAGATCTCATCAACCCGGCCAACGGACGGGTCAGCATGCCGCAATCCCTGGCGCTGGTCCTGCTGGCCGATGAGGACGGAGACGGCGACTTGCTGGATCACTACCTCGGCAAGCCCACGCCCGACTGGCAGGGGTCCTTTGGCGCGACCATCCGACTCTTCCGGAATTTCCGGATCTTTACAGCCTTTGAATTCAAGGCGGGCAACTACTACGTCAACAACCTGACGTTTGCCTTCCGCCAGGCCAACCCGGTCATTGGACGGAACCTGCCGTGGTCGGCAGAAGTGGTGCGGGATTATGCCACCGGTGGGGTAGATGCCAACGGCAATCCCAAGAACGATCCGCAGGTGCGGCTGCGGGCATTGGAACGCTGGCTGAACGAGCTGTTGGCCCTGGCGCCTTTCAGCGGCCTGAATGGTATCAAGCCAGCCGACTTTCTGCGCTGGCGTGAGCTCAGCCTGACCTATGAGGTGCCGCGTTCCCAGCTCCAGCGGCTGTGGGGCATCGACCGGCTGTCGTTCACGCTGGGCGTGCGTAACCTGGCGCTCTGGACGCGCTACGACGGACCGGATCCGGAAGTGAATGCGGTAGGACGTGGCAGCGGCAGCCAGCTTTCGCAGAACTATCTGGATGGCGTGGATGCCTTTGGCTTTGTGCTGCCGCGGCGGGTGACGTTTACGGTTCGGTTTGGATTCTAA
- a CDS encoding superoxide dismutase family protein, whose amino-acid sequence MRAFSSGSLLLLLLLLGAACQQPASPPAETPALPAIARAVAVLHPTEGSQVEGVVYFTETAEGIRIEATVSGLTPGRHGFHIHAWGDCSAPDATSAGGHFNPTDQPHGGPDQAARHVGDLGNLEADEQGMAHYSRVDTVVAFHGPRAIIGRAVIVHAAEDDLTSQPTGNAGGRLACGVIGVAAPAGE is encoded by the coding sequence ATGCGCGCGTTTTCTTCAGGAAGCCTGTTGCTTTTGTTGCTCCTACTGGGAGCAGCCTGTCAGCAGCCGGCCTCGCCGCCTGCGGAAACGCCGGCGCTACCTGCCATTGCTCGGGCGGTTGCTGTGCTGCATCCGACCGAGGGTAGTCAGGTAGAAGGCGTGGTGTATTTCACGGAAACTGCCGAAGGCATTCGGATCGAAGCCACCGTATCGGGGCTGACGCCCGGGCGCCATGGCTTTCACATCCATGCCTGGGGGGATTGCAGTGCCCCGGATGCCACCTCCGCCGGTGGCCACTTCAATCCGACCGATCAGCCGCATGGGGGGCCCGATCAGGCGGCGCGGCATGTGGGAGACCTGGGCAACCTGGAAGCGGATGAGCAGGGAATGGCCCACTACAGCCGCGTGGATACCGTAGTGGCCTTTCACGGACCGCGGGCCATCATCGGCCGGGCCGTGATCGTGCATGCTGCGGAAGATGATCTGACCTCGCAGCCTACGGGTAATGCCGGGGGACGGTTGGCCTGCGGGGTCATAGGGGTGGCGGCTCCAGCCGGTGAGTAG
- a CDS encoding isoaspartyl peptidase/L-asparaginase family protein, with protein sequence MVGVPGWLGSATPAGLTERADTVRVVLAIHGGAGTITRDRMTPEREQQYRAALREALEAGYQVLQKGGTSLDAVVAAIQVLEDSPLFNAGRGAVLTSEGTAELDASIMEGRTRQAGAVAGVKTVKNPIVLARRVMEASPHVMLVGRGAETFAQEQGLELVPNEYFILPARREQLRRMQQRGMGAVPELQEHAYGTVGAVALDRYGNLAAGTSTGGIMGKRFGRVGDSPIIGAGTYADNAACAISATGQGEYFIRAAVAHEIVALMKYAGLTVEQAAAAVIHGTLTRMGGTGGVIALDRNGRVAMVFNTEGMYRGYVDEHGHITIQIYRD encoded by the coding sequence ATGGTAGGCGTGCCGGGCTGGTTGGGAAGCGCGACCCCGGCAGGTCTTACGGAGCGCGCAGATACGGTGCGGGTTGTGCTGGCCATTCATGGAGGCGCCGGCACAATTACCCGGGATCGCATGACGCCGGAGCGCGAGCAGCAGTATCGGGCAGCCCTTCGGGAGGCGTTGGAAGCCGGCTATCAGGTGCTGCAAAAAGGAGGGACCAGCCTAGATGCCGTCGTCGCCGCCATCCAGGTCTTAGAAGATTCCCCGTTGTTCAACGCAGGGCGGGGGGCTGTGTTGACCAGCGAGGGAACGGCAGAACTGGACGCTTCGATCATGGAAGGGCGCACGCGGCAGGCCGGTGCGGTGGCCGGCGTCAAGACGGTCAAGAATCCCATTGTGCTGGCGCGGCGCGTCATGGAAGCTTCGCCGCACGTGATGCTGGTCGGGCGCGGTGCTGAAACATTTGCGCAGGAGCAGGGACTGGAGCTGGTGCCCAACGAGTATTTTATTCTGCCCGCTCGACGTGAACAGTTGCGTCGCATGCAGCAGCGGGGCATGGGGGCTGTGCCTGAGTTGCAGGAGCATGCGTACGGCACGGTGGGTGCGGTAGCGCTGGACCGCTACGGCAATCTGGCGGCGGGTACGTCAACCGGGGGCATTATGGGGAAGCGATTTGGGCGTGTGGGGGATTCGCCCATTATCGGAGCAGGCACGTATGCGGACAATGCAGCGTGTGCTATCTCGGCCACCGGCCAGGGCGAGTACTTCATTCGCGCGGCGGTCGCGCATGAAATTGTGGCGCTCATGAAATATGCAGGGTTGACGGTGGAGCAAGCAGCCGCCGCGGTAATTCATGGTACGCTGACCCGCATGGGAGGTACCGGGGGCGTAATAGCACTGGACCGTAACGGACGGGTGGCCATGGTGTTCAACACGGAGGGAATGTACCGGGGCTACGTGGACGAACACGGCCACATCACCATTCAGATCTATCGCGACTAA
- a CDS encoding FAD-dependent oxidoreductase, whose translation MPVHVVAHVEELADGQMKQVNVDGVELLLVRLDGQFYALGARCTHYGAPLATGVLHGERIICPWHHACFHVRTGAHLEPPGMDALPTFPVRVEGAQVLVELPEQVPGRQEPALGGRKAQDTRTAVVVGSGCAGAYAVEALRAQGFGGRVVWIAGSEFPPIDRPNLSKEYLAGKAPEAWMPLRDAAFYETAGIEVVQGRSVVRLDAAARTITLDDGTVLSYDAAVVAPGAQPRQLEVPGVTLAGIFTLRTLEDSRAIRAAAQQARQAVVVGASFIGMEVAQSLRHLGLEVTVVAPEAVPFERTLGVEVGRVLQALHEENGVTFKLGHTVQAFEGTDRVQRVVLDDGNVLAAELVVVGVGVQPAAAFVQGVQKAPDSSILVDAYLQAADGLFVAGDAARFPDWRTGTPIRIEHWRVAAQQGRLAGMNAAGARQPYQGIPFFWTRQFGVSLQYLGYVESWDEVVLEGDPASRKFLAFYLRNDQVWAVAGMGRGYELTRLHGLLLDDPLPDIEKVRAYLSNT comes from the coding sequence ATGCCGGTGCATGTCGTAGCGCATGTCGAGGAGCTGGCCGACGGCCAGATGAAACAGGTAAATGTGGACGGGGTCGAGCTGTTACTGGTACGCCTGGACGGGCAATTCTATGCCCTGGGGGCGCGTTGCACGCACTACGGAGCTCCGTTAGCAACAGGCGTGTTGCATGGCGAGCGCATCATCTGTCCCTGGCATCATGCCTGTTTCCACGTGCGCACAGGGGCCCACCTGGAGCCTCCGGGAATGGACGCGCTGCCGACCTTTCCGGTGCGCGTTGAAGGGGCGCAGGTACTGGTCGAGTTGCCGGAGCAGGTGCCTGGGCGGCAAGAGCCAGCTCTGGGAGGGCGCAAGGCCCAGGATACGCGCACAGCCGTTGTGGTGGGTTCAGGGTGTGCGGGAGCCTACGCTGTCGAAGCCCTGCGGGCTCAGGGGTTTGGCGGACGTGTGGTGTGGATAGCCGGAAGCGAATTCCCACCGATTGACCGGCCCAATCTAAGCAAAGAATATCTGGCCGGTAAGGCGCCCGAGGCCTGGATGCCGTTGCGCGATGCGGCTTTTTATGAAACGGCCGGTATAGAGGTCGTGCAGGGGCGGTCGGTAGTGCGGCTGGACGCTGCGGCCCGGACGATTACGTTAGACGACGGCACCGTACTGTCCTATGATGCGGCGGTAGTGGCGCCTGGAGCGCAGCCCCGCCAGCTGGAAGTGCCCGGTGTCACCCTGGCCGGAATTTTCACGCTGCGCACCCTTGAAGACAGTCGTGCGATTCGGGCGGCAGCGCAGCAGGCGCGGCAGGCTGTGGTTGTAGGCGCCAGCTTTATTGGCATGGAGGTGGCGCAAAGTCTGCGGCATCTGGGGCTTGAGGTAACGGTCGTGGCCCCGGAGGCGGTGCCCTTTGAGCGCACGCTCGGGGTGGAGGTCGGACGCGTGTTGCAGGCGCTGCATGAGGAAAACGGCGTGACGTTCAAGCTGGGGCATACGGTGCAGGCGTTTGAGGGAACAGATCGCGTGCAGCGCGTGGTGCTTGACGATGGAAACGTGCTGGCAGCCGAACTGGTGGTGGTAGGTGTGGGCGTGCAGCCGGCAGCAGCGTTTGTGCAGGGTGTGCAGAAGGCTCCTGATAGCAGTATTCTGGTCGATGCGTATTTGCAGGCGGCGGATGGACTGTTTGTGGCGGGGGATGCTGCCCGATTTCCCGACTGGCGTACCGGTACGCCTATCCGGATTGAGCACTGGCGGGTGGCTGCGCAGCAGGGGCGGCTGGCTGGCATGAATGCGGCAGGGGCGCGACAGCCCTATCAAGGAATTCCCTTTTTCTGGACGCGTCAGTTTGGCGTGAGCCTGCAGTACCTGGGGTACGTAGAATCCTGGGATGAGGTGGTGCTTGAGGGCGATCCGGCTTCTCGCAAGTTTCTGGCATTTTATCTGCGCAACGATCAGGTATGGGCGGTGGCCGGGATGGGACGCGGGTATGAGCTGACCCGCCTGCACGGCCTGCTGCTGGACGATCCACTTCCTGATATCGAAAAAGTGCGCGCTTATCTGTCCAATACCTGA
- a CDS encoding NAD(P)H-quinone oxidoreductase — MRAVLVRAPGGPENLYIGEFPTPAPGPGELLVRVCATSLNRADLLQRAGKYPPPPGASPILGLDVAGTVVALGPGVTGWQMGDRVFGLVEGGGYAEYAVLPAAMAMRIPDNLSCEEAAAIPEVFLTAYQALCWLGQLQKNEHVLVHAGASGVGTAAIQLARRIGAHVHITASAPKHSVCQALGAETTIDYRREDFAERVLQATGGNGVHVVLDFVGAPYLAANLRCLAPDGRIVLLATLGGSRVASFDLRLLFARWAHVMASTLRNRSRDYKGRLTQEFAERFLSDFAAGRLRPVIDRIYDWTEVVDAHRRMEANQNVGKIVLRIS, encoded by the coding sequence ATGCGAGCCGTTCTGGTTAGGGCACCAGGTGGTCCGGAAAATCTCTACATTGGCGAATTTCCAACACCTGCGCCAGGTCCTGGTGAGCTGTTGGTGCGCGTATGCGCTACGTCACTTAACCGTGCCGATCTGTTGCAGCGGGCCGGAAAGTATCCACCACCTCCGGGCGCCAGCCCGATTCTGGGACTGGACGTGGCGGGTACGGTGGTGGCCCTGGGCCCGGGCGTAACGGGATGGCAGATGGGAGATCGGGTGTTTGGGCTGGTAGAAGGGGGCGGATATGCTGAGTATGCGGTGTTGCCGGCGGCGATGGCCATGCGGATTCCGGACAATCTGTCGTGTGAAGAAGCGGCGGCCATTCCAGAGGTATTTCTGACGGCCTATCAGGCGCTGTGCTGGCTGGGGCAGCTCCAGAAAAACGAGCATGTGCTGGTGCATGCAGGTGCCAGCGGGGTAGGAACCGCTGCGATTCAACTGGCGCGCCGCATAGGGGCACACGTGCACATCACTGCTTCGGCGCCCAAGCATAGCGTCTGCCAGGCGTTAGGTGCCGAAACGACCATCGATTACCGACGGGAGGACTTTGCCGAACGCGTGTTGCAGGCGACCGGAGGAAACGGCGTGCACGTGGTGCTGGATTTTGTAGGCGCTCCTTATTTAGCGGCCAACCTGCGGTGCCTGGCGCCTGATGGTCGGATCGTGTTGCTGGCAACCCTGGGCGGAAGCCGGGTTGCTTCGTTCGATTTGCGGCTGCTTTTTGCCAGGTGGGCTCATGTGATGGCGTCAACGCTACGCAACCGATCGCGCGACTACAAGGGACGGCTGACCCAGGAATTTGCCGAGCGCTTTCTGAGCGATTTTGCGGCCGGTCGGTTGCGGCCCGTTATTGATCGCATTTATGACTGGACGGAAGTAGTTGACGCGCACCGCCGCATGGAAGCCAATCAGAACGTGGGGAAAATCGTACTGCGCATTTCCTGA